A stretch of Cyanobacterium sp. HL-69 DNA encodes these proteins:
- the rplS gene encoding LSU ribosomal protein L19 RplS, with protein MSINAKAIIQSIEADYMKEKGSLPSLNVGDTIKVGVRIQEGGKERVQPFEGTIIAMRNGGINETITVRKIFQGVGVERVFLLHSPKIADIQVIRRGKVRRAKLYYLRDRVGKATRIKQRFDRPIEKAAKTKTKTKAK; from the coding sequence AGCCATAATCCAGTCCATCGAGGCGGATTATATGAAAGAGAAAGGCTCATTACCATCCCTTAACGTCGGCGACACCATTAAAGTAGGTGTTCGTATTCAAGAAGGTGGTAAAGAAAGAGTACAGCCCTTTGAGGGAACCATAATCGCCATGCGTAATGGTGGAATTAACGAAACCATTACCGTCAGAAAAATCTTCCAAGGAGTAGGAGTAGAAAGGGTATTCCTTTTACACTCTCCCAAAATTGCGGACATCCAAGTAATCCGTAGAGGTAAGGTTAGAAGAGCTAAACTATACTATCTCAGAGATAGAGTTGGTAAGGCCACCAGAATCAAACAACGTTTCGATCGCCCTATAGAAAAGGCCGCTAAAACTAAAACCAAAACTAAAGCTAAATAG
- the nusG gene encoding transcriptional antiterminator NusG, giving the protein MGLYSENDTEQKKTVAVGKPRWYVVQVSAGCEKKVKTDIEQRIHGFDLADRVLEVRIPQSPSVKVRKDGSRYQSEEKVLPGYVLVNMVLDDHAWQMVKNTPNVINFVGAEQRRAVGRGRGHVKPLPLSPSEVNRIFKQMDDAEPVVKIDMEIGDQILVLSGPFKDFAGEVIEVSGDKNKLKALLSIFGRDTPVELEFNQVEKQG; this is encoded by the coding sequence ATGGGTTTATACTCGGAAAACGATACCGAGCAGAAAAAAACTGTGGCAGTGGGTAAACCCCGCTGGTACGTAGTACAAGTTTCCGCAGGTTGTGAAAAAAAAGTTAAAACCGACATTGAACAAAGAATCCACGGCTTCGATCTAGCTGATAGAGTTCTTGAGGTGAGAATTCCCCAAAGCCCTAGTGTTAAAGTCCGTAAGGATGGCAGCCGCTACCAAAGTGAAGAAAAAGTATTACCCGGCTATGTCCTCGTAAATATGGTCTTAGATGATCATGCTTGGCAGATGGTCAAAAATACTCCCAACGTCATCAACTTTGTAGGTGCAGAACAAAGACGGGCTGTCGGCAGAGGTAGAGGTCATGTAAAGCCCTTACCCCTATCACCCTCCGAGGTAAATCGCATCTTTAAACAAATGGATGACGCTGAACCCGTGGTCAAAATTGATATGGAAATTGGGGATCAAATTTTGGTACTCAGTGGACCATTCAAAGACTTTGCTGGGGAAGTTATCGAAGTGAGCGGTGATAAGAACAAACTTAAAGCCCTACTGTCAATCTTCGGTAGAGAT
- the secE gene encoding preprotein translocase subunit SecE, whose product MTNKETIKQKGKEAEGSKSDRATFIEETKQELTKVVWPSRQQLVSESVAVILMVTVVATVIYLVDNIFSWSAGKVF is encoded by the coding sequence ATGACCAACAAAGAAACTATTAAGCAAAAAGGCAAAGAGGCTGAAGGGTCTAAAAGCGACAGAGCAACCTTCATAGAAGAAACTAAACAAGAATTAACCAAAGTTGTTTGGCCCTCCCGTCAACAACTCGTTAGTGAATCTGTGGCCGTAATCTTAATGGTGACAGTGGTAGCTACCGTAATTTATTTAGTTGATAATATATTTAGCTGGTCAGCTGGGAAGGTGTTTTAA